A single genomic interval of Cucumis sativus cultivar 9930 chromosome 5, Cucumber_9930_V3, whole genome shotgun sequence harbors:
- the LOC101217503 gene encoding pentatricopeptide repeat-containing protein At5g39680 isoform X1, whose translation MSILKLPITDIMPVKFTPFLSRSNFLASPHQDPIKLLKVAADAKNLKFGRTIHAHLTITNHNYRDSKVNQLNSLINLYVKCDEVSIARKLFDSMPRRNVVSWSALMAGYMQNGNPLEVFELFKKMVVKDNIFPNEYVIATAISSCDSQMYVEGKQCHGYALKSGLEFHQYVKNALIQLYSKCSDVGAAIQILYTVPGNDIFCYNLVVNGLLQHTHMAEAVDVLKLIISEGIEWNNATYVTIFRLCASLKDITLGKQVHAQMLKSDIDCDVYIGSSIIDMYGKCGNVLSGRTFFDRLQSRNVVSWTSIIAAYFQNEFFEEALNLFSKMEIDCIPPNEYTMAVLFNSAAGLSALCLGDQLHARAEKSGLKGNVMVGNALIIMYFKSGDILAAQSVFSNMTCCNIITWNAIITGHSHHGLGKEALSMFQDMMATGERPNYVTFIGVILACAHLKLVDEGFYYFNHLMKQFRIVPGLEHYTCIVGLLSRSGRLDEAENFMRSHQINWDVVSWRTLLNACYVHKHYDKGRKIAEYLLQLEPRDVGTYILLSNMHARVRRWDHVVEIRKLMRERNVKKEPGVSWLEIRNVAHVFTSEDIKHPEANLIYENVKDLLSKIRPLGYVPDIDNVLHDIEDEQKVDNLSYHSEKLAVAYGLMKTPSGAPITVIKNLRMCDDCHTAIKLISKVANRVIVVRDANRFHHFQNGCCSCGDYW comes from the coding sequence ATGTCTATTTTAAAACTACCAATTACTGACATTATGCCTGTGAAGTTTACACCATTTCTTTCCAGGTCCAATTTCCTTGCTTCTCCTCACCAGGACCCCATCAAGCTGTTGAAGGTAGCTGCAGATGCCAAGAACTTAAAATTTGGTAGAACAATCCATGCCCATCTGACCATCACCAATCACAACTATAGAGACTCCAAAGTAAACCAACTGAATTCCCTTATTAATTTGTACGTGAAATGTGATGAAGTATCGATTGCTCGGAAATTGTTCGATAGTATGCCTAGAAGAAATGTTGTGTCCTGGAGTGCTTTAATGGCTGGGTACATGCAAAATGGTAATCCCTTGGAAGTTTTCGAGTTGTTCAAAAAGATGGTCGTGAAGGATAATATCTTCCCCAATGAATATGTGATTGCTACTGCTATATCTTCTTGTGATAGTCAAATGTATGTAGAAGGGAAACAATGTCATGGGTATGCATTAAAGTCTGGATTGGAGTTTCATCAATATGTTAAGAATGCACTTATTCAGTTGTACTCTAAATGTTCAGATGTAGGAGCAGCAATCCAGATATTATATACTGTCCCAGGTAATgacatattttgttataatttggTAGTGAATGGGCTTCTACAGCACACACATATGGCAGAAGCTGTAGACGTTCTGAAGTTAATAATTAGTGAAGGCATAGAATGGAATAATGCCACTTATGTTACAATTTTCCGCCTTTGTGCTAGTCTTAAAGATATAACATTAGGTAAGCAAGTTCACGCTCAAATGTTGAAAAGTGATATTGACTGTGATGTCTATATTGGAagttctatcattgatatgtACGGGAAGTGTGGTAATGTGTTGAGTGGAAGAACCTTTTTTGATCGGTTACAAAGCCGAAACGTTGTTTCTTGGACATCGATCATAGCAGCTTATTTTCAGAATGAATTCTTTGAAGAAGCATTGAATCTGTTTTCAAAGATGGAAATTGATTGTATTCCTCCCAATGAATATACAATGGCGGTGTTGTTCAACTCTGCGGCAGGTTTGTCTGCACTATGCCTTGGGGATCAGTTACATGCACGTGCTGAGAAATCAGGTCTCAAAGGCAATGTTATGGTAGGTAATGCCTTGATCATTATGTATTTTAAGAGTGGGGACATTTTAGCAGCACAAAGTGTGTTTTCAAACATGACGTGTTGTAATATCATTACCTGGAATGCAATAATAACTGGCCACTCACACCATGGTCTGGGCAAGGAAGCGTTAAGCATGTTCCAGGACATGATGGCTACTGGAGAACGCCCTAATTATGTAACTTTTATTGGTGTAATATTAGCTTGTGCCCATTTAAAACTGGTGGATGAAGGATTCTActattttaatcatttgatGAAACAGTTCAGAATTGTTCCTGGATTGGAGCACTATACCTGTATTGTTGGACTTTTAAGTAGATCTGGACGACTGGATGAAGCCGAGAATTTTATGCGGTCACATCAAATAAATTGGGATGTTGTTTCCTGGCGCACCCTTCTCAACGCTTGTTATGTTCATAAACATTATGATAAAGGGAGGAAAATAGCAGAGTACTTGCTACAGTTGGAGCCTAGGGATGTTGGAACTTATATTCTATTGTCAAACATGCATGCGAGAGTTAGGAGGTGGGATCATGTTGTTGAGATTCGAAAATTGATGAGGGAAAGAAATGTCAAGAAGGAACCTGGAGTAAGTTGGTTAGAAATAAGAAATGTTGCCCATGTTTTTACATCTGAGGATATTAAACACCCTGAGGCCAAtctgatttatgaaaatgtaaaGGATTTATTATCTAAGATTCGACCTTTGGGGTATGTTCCTGATATTGATAATGTATTGCATGATATTGAGGACGAGCAGAAGGTCGACAATCTTAGCTATCACAGTGAGAAGCTTGCTGTAGCATATGGCCTAATGAAGACACCATCTGGCGCACCAATCACAGTGATTAAAAACCTTAGGATGTGTGATGATTGTCACACTGCTATCAAACTTATTTCCAAAGTTGCTAATAGGGTTATAGTTGTTAGAGATGCCAATCGCttccatcattttcaaaatggttGTTGTTCGTGTGGAGATTATTGGTGA
- the LOC101217503 gene encoding pentatricopeptide repeat-containing protein At5g39680 isoform X2 has product MPRRNVVSWSALMAGYMQNGNPLEVFELFKKMVVKDNIFPNEYVIATAISSCDSQMYVEGKQCHGYALKSGLEFHQYVKNALIQLYSKCSDVGAAIQILYTVPGNDIFCYNLVVNGLLQHTHMAEAVDVLKLIISEGIEWNNATYVTIFRLCASLKDITLGKQVHAQMLKSDIDCDVYIGSSIIDMYGKCGNVLSGRTFFDRLQSRNVVSWTSIIAAYFQNEFFEEALNLFSKMEIDCIPPNEYTMAVLFNSAAGLSALCLGDQLHARAEKSGLKGNVMVGNALIIMYFKSGDILAAQSVFSNMTCCNIITWNAIITGHSHHGLGKEALSMFQDMMATGERPNYVTFIGVILACAHLKLVDEGFYYFNHLMKQFRIVPGLEHYTCIVGLLSRSGRLDEAENFMRSHQINWDVVSWRTLLNACYVHKHYDKGRKIAEYLLQLEPRDVGTYILLSNMHARVRRWDHVVEIRKLMRERNVKKEPGVSWLEIRNVAHVFTSEDIKHPEANLIYENVKDLLSKIRPLGYVPDIDNVLHDIEDEQKVDNLSYHSEKLAVAYGLMKTPSGAPITVIKNLRMCDDCHTAIKLISKVANRVIVVRDANRFHHFQNGCCSCGDYW; this is encoded by the coding sequence ATGCCTAGAAGAAATGTTGTGTCCTGGAGTGCTTTAATGGCTGGGTACATGCAAAATGGTAATCCCTTGGAAGTTTTCGAGTTGTTCAAAAAGATGGTCGTGAAGGATAATATCTTCCCCAATGAATATGTGATTGCTACTGCTATATCTTCTTGTGATAGTCAAATGTATGTAGAAGGGAAACAATGTCATGGGTATGCATTAAAGTCTGGATTGGAGTTTCATCAATATGTTAAGAATGCACTTATTCAGTTGTACTCTAAATGTTCAGATGTAGGAGCAGCAATCCAGATATTATATACTGTCCCAGGTAATgacatattttgttataatttggTAGTGAATGGGCTTCTACAGCACACACATATGGCAGAAGCTGTAGACGTTCTGAAGTTAATAATTAGTGAAGGCATAGAATGGAATAATGCCACTTATGTTACAATTTTCCGCCTTTGTGCTAGTCTTAAAGATATAACATTAGGTAAGCAAGTTCACGCTCAAATGTTGAAAAGTGATATTGACTGTGATGTCTATATTGGAagttctatcattgatatgtACGGGAAGTGTGGTAATGTGTTGAGTGGAAGAACCTTTTTTGATCGGTTACAAAGCCGAAACGTTGTTTCTTGGACATCGATCATAGCAGCTTATTTTCAGAATGAATTCTTTGAAGAAGCATTGAATCTGTTTTCAAAGATGGAAATTGATTGTATTCCTCCCAATGAATATACAATGGCGGTGTTGTTCAACTCTGCGGCAGGTTTGTCTGCACTATGCCTTGGGGATCAGTTACATGCACGTGCTGAGAAATCAGGTCTCAAAGGCAATGTTATGGTAGGTAATGCCTTGATCATTATGTATTTTAAGAGTGGGGACATTTTAGCAGCACAAAGTGTGTTTTCAAACATGACGTGTTGTAATATCATTACCTGGAATGCAATAATAACTGGCCACTCACACCATGGTCTGGGCAAGGAAGCGTTAAGCATGTTCCAGGACATGATGGCTACTGGAGAACGCCCTAATTATGTAACTTTTATTGGTGTAATATTAGCTTGTGCCCATTTAAAACTGGTGGATGAAGGATTCTActattttaatcatttgatGAAACAGTTCAGAATTGTTCCTGGATTGGAGCACTATACCTGTATTGTTGGACTTTTAAGTAGATCTGGACGACTGGATGAAGCCGAGAATTTTATGCGGTCACATCAAATAAATTGGGATGTTGTTTCCTGGCGCACCCTTCTCAACGCTTGTTATGTTCATAAACATTATGATAAAGGGAGGAAAATAGCAGAGTACTTGCTACAGTTGGAGCCTAGGGATGTTGGAACTTATATTCTATTGTCAAACATGCATGCGAGAGTTAGGAGGTGGGATCATGTTGTTGAGATTCGAAAATTGATGAGGGAAAGAAATGTCAAGAAGGAACCTGGAGTAAGTTGGTTAGAAATAAGAAATGTTGCCCATGTTTTTACATCTGAGGATATTAAACACCCTGAGGCCAAtctgatttatgaaaatgtaaaGGATTTATTATCTAAGATTCGACCTTTGGGGTATGTTCCTGATATTGATAATGTATTGCATGATATTGAGGACGAGCAGAAGGTCGACAATCTTAGCTATCACAGTGAGAAGCTTGCTGTAGCATATGGCCTAATGAAGACACCATCTGGCGCACCAATCACAGTGATTAAAAACCTTAGGATGTGTGATGATTGTCACACTGCTATCAAACTTATTTCCAAAGTTGCTAATAGGGTTATAGTTGTTAGAGATGCCAATCGCttccatcattttcaaaatggttGTTGTTCGTGTGGAGATTATTGGTGA
- the LOC101205960 gene encoding PHD finger protein MALE STERILITY 1, whose amino-acid sequence MMTTDVIGKKRRRGGGGGERVFRFKSFGENGHPAELVGRFRENVEALLGFGKWESGECSCEGFRCWSFRLQVQRQPPFHVVLFVLEEAVETVTVAARQCKQCQYVGWGTHMICNKKYHFVLPSKETMMAASSSSNSKSMLSLRLMELEGHILHGVFHSNGFGHLLCLNGLEMGNSLPGYLLMDFWDRLCNALKARKVSLRDISKKKGMELRLLHSIAFGQSWFGEWGYKFSHGPFKVTIPMHQKAIETLQSLPLSLLLHHFASIHPQIPFIFSKYQSLSNHPLLTLQDLLHFMLNLKSPLHTQNTMEYSHSLAGFLLETSCRWSPKRVEMAVRVIIEALKRAEFRWVSRQEVRDAARIYIGDTGLLDFVLKSLGNHVVGNYLVRRTLNPVTKVLEYCLQDVCSSVEMKPRCKVGRVELAKDISNLYKYILGDQKPLQAKGILPNLTIASEIILDSKFLVKEYMSEPQTKFELEIEGKLNLLCTIRVKRQETTTILPYECIALKNNGTIDELKKEVERNFKEIYWGLRSFVVKKIVDLEAKGNDLVFGLVEVGGKLVFEGSGEDEGSFFMNNNNNTNNNGGMNKKIMECICGAMEDDGERMVACDICEIWQHTRCVQIPNEQQVPHIFICNRCDQEIALLHSLP is encoded by the exons ATGATGACGACGGATGTGATTgggaagaagaggagaagggGTGGCGGAGGGGGAGAGAGGGTGTTTAGATTCAAAAGCTTTGGGGAGAATGGGCATCCGGCAGAGCTTGTGGGGAGATTCCGAGAGAATGTAGAGGCACTGCTAGGGTTTGGGAAGTGGGAGAGCGGAGAGTGCAGCTGCGAGGGGTTTCGGTGTTGGTCGTTTCGGCTGCAGGTGCAGAGGCAACCGCCTTTCCATGTGGTGCTGTTTGTGCTGGAGGAGGCGGTGGAGACTGTCACCGTGGCGGCGAGGCAGTGTAAACAATGTCAGTATGTTG GGTGGGGGACACATATGATATGCAATAAAAAGTATCACTTTGTGTTGCCATCAAAGGAGACAATGATggctgcttcttcttcttcaaatagCAAAAGCATGTTGAGTTTGAGGCTGATGGAATTAGAAGGTCATATCCTTCATGGGGTTTTCCATTCCAATGGCTTTGGCCATTTGTTGTGTCTCAATGGACTTGAAATGGGCAATTCTTTACCTGGCTACCTTCTCATGGACTTTTGGGATCGTTTGTGCAATGCTCTTAAAGCAAG GAAGGTGAGTTTGAGGGacatttcaaaaaagaaaggaatggAACTAAGGCTACTCCATAGCATTGCATTTGGTCAGTCATGGTTTGGTGAATGGGGCTACAAATTCAGCCATGGACCCTTCAAAGTTACCATTCCAATGCACCAAAAAGCCATTGAAACCCTTCAAAgcctccctctctctctccttctccACCACTTTGCCTCTATTCATCCCCaaattcctttcattttttcaaagtaCCAATCCCTCTCCAACCATCCTCTTCTCACCCTTCAAGACCTCCTCCATTTCATGCTCAACCTCAAATCCCCTCTCCACACGCAGAACACCATGGAATACTCCCATAGCTTGGCTGGATTCTTGCTCGAAACTTCTTGTCGATGGTCGCCCAAGCGTGTCGAGATGGCAGTTCGAGTCATCATTGAGGCATTGAAGCGAGCAGAGTTTCGATGGGTTTCAAGACAGGAGGTCCGAGACGCAGCTCGTATTTATATAGGTGATACTGGGTTGTTGGATTTCGTGTTGAAGTCGTTGGGAAATCATGTTGTTGGAAATTATTTGGTTCGAAGAACATTGAATCCTGTGACGAAAGTGCTTGAGTATTGTTTGCAAGATGTATGCAGTAGTGTTGAAATGAAACCCAG GTGTAAAGTTGGGAGGGTGGAGTTAGCAAAAGATATCTCCAACCTCTACAAATATATTCTTGGAGACCAAAAGCCATTGCAGGCAAAAGGAATTCTTCCCAATCTAACAATAGCTTCTGAGATCATCCTCGACTCAAAGTTCCTTGTCAAGGAATACATGTCGGAGCCACAAACAAAATTCGAGCTTGAAATTGAAGGAAAGTTGAACCTCTTGTGCACAATTAGAGTCAAAAGACaagaaacaacaacaataCTTCCATATGAGTGCATTGCATTGAAGAATAATGGCACCATTGATGAGCTAAAGAAGGAAGTGGAAAGGAACTTCAAAGAAATCTATTGGGGATTGAGAAGTTTTGTAGTGAAAAAGATAGTTGATTTGGAGGCAAAAGGGAATGATTTGGTGTTTGGGTTAGTGGAAGTAGGTGGGAAGTTGGTGTTTGAAGGAAGtggagaagatgaaggaaGCTTTTTCatgaacaataataataatactaataataatggtgggatgaataagaaaattatggaGTGTATTTGTGGAGCTATGGAAGATGATGGAGAAAGGATGGTGGCTTGTgacatttgtgaaatttgGCAACACACAAGGTGTGTACAAATACCAAATGAACAACAAGTTcctcatatttttatttgtaatagGTGTGACCAAGAAATTGCATTGTTACACTCATTGCCTTAG
- the LOC101206206 gene encoding D-galacturonate reductase-like: protein MRVVPVVTLSNGQLMPVIGMGTMSMVGPEATKLAVVEAVRAGYRHFDTSYAYGSEKALGEGIREALELGLIESRDEVFITTKLACGFADPSLVLDGIKASLRNLGMEYVDMYLIHIPLKLNPEVRKVPVAKEDISEIDLEGVWDQMECCQNLGLTKAIGVSNFSPKRLQQLLSFAKIPPLLNQVEMSPLWHQNKLREFCKAKDIHVTAYSPLGAVGTHWGHNKVVDSDVITQIAKAKGKTTAQIALRWVYEQGVSIVAKSFDKERMRENIDIFDWSLSEDESDKIGQLPQHKAVVFANVYGQHDVVLHLDAEL, encoded by the exons ATGAGAGTGGTTCCAGTGGTGACTTTGAGCAATGGCCAGTTGATGCCAGTGATCGGGATGGGGACGATGTCCATGGTCGGCCCAGAGGCGACAAAACTTGCCGTAGTGGAAGCAGTTAGAGCTGGATACCGCCATTTTGATACGTCCTATGCATACGGATCAGAGAAGGCCCTTGGAGAGGGGATTCGGGAGGCTTTGGAACTTGGACTTATAGAGTCAAGAGATGAAGTGTTCATAACCACTAAGTTAGCCTGTGGTTTTGCTGATCCCTCCCTTGTTCTTGATGGAATTAAGGCCAGTCTAAG GAATTTGGGAATGGAATATGTTGATATGTATTTGATTCACATTCCATTGAAGTTGAATCCTGAAGTAAGGAAAGTCCCAGTTGCAAAGGAGGATATTTCTGAAATTGATCTCGAAGGAGTTTGGGATCAAATGGAATGCTGCCAAAACCTTGGTCTCACCAAAGCTATTGGTGTCAGTAATTTCTCTCCCAAAAGGCTTCAACAACTTCTTTCCTTTGCAAAAATACCCCCACTTCTGAATCAA GTGGAGATGAGTCCACTTTGGCATCAGAATAAATTGAGAGAGTTTTGTAAAGCAAAGGACATTCATGTAACTGCCTATTCTCCTCTGGGGGCAGTTGGGACACATTGGGGACACAACAAAGTTGTGGACTCTGATGTTATTACTCAAATTGCAAAGGCCAAAGGGAAAACAACTGCTCAG atTGCATTGAGATGGGTTTATGAGCAAGGAGTGAGCATAGTGGCAAAGAGCTTTGACAAAGAAAGAATGAGAGAGAACATCGACATTTTTGATTGGTCATTGAGTGAAGATGAATCAGATAAGATTGGCCAACTTCCTCAACACAAAGCTGTTGTGTTTGCCAATGTTTATGGCCAACATGATGTGGTTCTTCATCTTGATGCTGAGCTTTGA